The genomic window GAGCTGTATGTGGGCGCCGACGACAAGAACAGCTCGGTGAACATCCTGCAGATGGACCAGCTGCAGTACGCGCTGCCCTCGCGCGACTACTACCTGAAGGAGAGCAGTGCCAACGACCGGCGGGCGTACCACCGCTACATGACGCAGGtgtcgctgctgctgggcgCCGATCCGGCCACCGCCGCCTCCGAGCTGGAGCAGGTGGTGCTGTTCGAGACGCAGCTGGTGAATGTCTCGCTGGCGGAGGCGGATCGCCATGACACCAGCACAGTGTACCGCAAGATGTCGCTGCCGGAGCTGCAGCGTCTGGTGCCGGAGGTGCAGTGGCAGGAGTATCTGCAGGCGGCCCTCGGTCCGGGGATTCCCCTGCAGGCGGACGAGCCGCTGGTCACCTACGGCCTGCAGTATCTCACCGAAATGGGCAAGATCCTGGCACGCACCGATCGCCGCGTTGTGCACAACTACATGCTGTGGCGCCTGGTCATGTCCCTCATGTCGCACATGATCGACGAGTACCAGCGCGAGCGGGTGGAGTTCCGCAAGATCCTCATGGGCATCCAGTCGGAGAGGACGCGCTGGTCGCAGTGCGTCGAGTGGACCAACAAGAAGCTGGGCGTGGCCGTGGGCGCCCTCTTCATCCGGGACAACTTCAACCAGGAGAGCAAGGAGGTGGCCCTCGAGATGATCCACACGATTAGGGCGGCCTTCAACGAGCTGCTGGCCGAGAACCATTGGATGGACGACGAGACGCGGGCGGTGGCCAAGGAGAAGGCGGACTCCATGAACGAGCGGATTGGCTATCCCGAGCTGCTGACCAATGCCACCGAGTTGGAGCAGGAGTATGTGAATGTGGGTACACAGAGGGCTCCCCTTAGACTTCGATCTCTAATCTCTGTTTGCCTTTCTCCCCCAAAGTTAACCATTGTCCCGGACAACTTCATCAACAATGTGCTGAGCATCCTGCAGTGGGAGTCGGAGAAGATGCTGCGACTCCTGCGCCAGCCGGTGGACAAGGAAAAATGGACCACCGAGCCGGCAGTGGTGAATGCCTTCTATAATCCCAATAAAAACGATATAGGTGGGTGTGGGTTTGGGGTGTACCAATTTCATCCTTCTCATGGTTACATTATACCCTGCTCCCTTAGTATTTCCCGCTGGTATCCTGCAGCCCCTGTTCTACAGCCAACACTTCCCCAAGTCCCTCAACTACGGCGGCATTGGCGTGGTCATCGGGCACGAGATCACCCACGGTTTCGACGACAAGGGCCGGCAGTTCGACAAGGAGGGCAACATGATGCAGTGGTGGAACAATGCCACCATCGAGGCTTTCCGAGAGCGAACGCAGTGCGTCATCGACCAGTACTCGCGCTACAAGATCAACGAGGTGGACATGTTCATGGACGGCCGGATGACGCAGGGCGAGAATATCGCCGATAACGGCGGTCTCAAGCAGGCTTTTAGGGTATGTTCTTGTCATTACAATGTTTTACACATCATTAAAACTAGGTTTTTCatcgaattttgtttttaaaatcttgaGATTGCTTTAAAATCCTGGAAACTATATATTAGCATTTCCAGTATATtcaccaaaaattaaataaatattgaagtCACCCTTTTAAGGACATGACTTTAGTAATATTTCGGTTGAATTGAATAAATTTCTACAATTCACCAAATATTGTAGAGTTTTGTGGACGGTGAGATTACCATATTAACTGTAATACTTGTTCAAACACAGAAATTCCTTAAATATGTACAGAATGTTGCTTCCAATATAGTAAATTTAGATTGTggtaaatatgcaaattcatTTGCATCGCAATCCGAAATAGATTTAAAGGCAAAGATTTATGTTTGTAGATGAACAAAGGATTAATAACTAATATTAAGAACTATACTAAGCTAAACAATGTATATTATCCTAATCAcatatagaattaaaaaattaacgaATACCTAGTCTTTTTTTATACCTACTGACTCACCTTTCGTTTCATTGTTTTCTTTGCCACAGGCCTACAAGAAATGGGAGACTTTGCATGGCCGGGAACAGCAATTGCCCGGCCTGAACATGACCCACGACCAGCTGTTCTTTCTCAACTACGCCCAGATCTGGTGCGGATCCATGCGGCCGGAGGACGCTCTGACCAAGATCCGCTCGGCGGTCCACTCGCCGGGATTCGTCCGTGTCCTGGGACCGCTCTCAAATTCGCGCGACTTCGCCCACGCTTACAATTGCCCGTCGGGCAGCACCATGAATCCGGCGGAGAAGTGCAGCGTGTGGTAGTCTGCCGTCGACGGCCGCGGGccgatgttttttttatatatttatatcgcATACTATATAGTATATACATACTTATATACACAATACGAGTACTGTAGATCAGCAACCAACGCGATGAGATTGAGGACCATCTGTTCTgttccaaattttttttctgtttgttataGCGCAGTAATGCTTTATGTACTTTATACCTGGCTAATAAGATTAATAGTGTGTTTCGTAGCTGTAAACGAGAGTGCGTCATCGGAGTAGCCCACAAAAACCCTGAATCGCACTTTCCCACAACCCTCCTTACCGGCATTATATTCGTGAATAAAGAACAAGTACGGAAAATGTATGGTTTTCTTTGGTTTTCCTTTTCGTAAGGGGTAATGATGGGTGAATGTTCGAATCCattgccatttaaaataacactTTGATCACTCATTTTCTCAGTGTTACTTTCGTATAAGTCCAGCGAAAGTAGAACTGGGAAAATCGAGATTTTCCTTCTTCGTTCATTCTTTTCAAATTCTCTTTAATTTATAAtgctcgttttttttttgtttttgtttcgctgCTTTACATAGTATGTGTTCTCAGTATATATGTACGTATCTAGTGGAACCAATCGAACCATTCAAATTATACGCAAAGGGCAAGCAACGAAATGATTACAACTTTGGCTATTGGCTATTTATCTAACAGAGTTTCGATTTCTGGCTTTGCAGAAGAGGATAGTGCTTAGTTTCTTATGTcctttcttaaacaatttCACATTTAATTGGCTTATTTTACTTTGCAAAGAATCAATGGTTTTTGTCATGGGGTTTCTCTTGTACCTGCATGGAGCTAAAAGCAAATTTGCTTAGTTTTGCGTTTCGTTGGCCGttatggctttaattttaaattcaactcacttttttctaattttgttgctggcttttggtttttctttacgtttttttttcttttattaacttatttttgtaGCAATTTACCTAATTATTAATCAACAAGAAGAAACGCTCATTATAGTTGCTTTACGCTTcgcacaaaaaaataactgacACACAtaactaaaaccaaaaacgAATATAGTTTCAATTGGTTTACTTCAAAGCGgctacaataaaaaattacaaaaaaaaagctcaaAACTACTAGCGCATTAACCTATTAAACTTCATGctttcgtttaattttatttgtattttgacTTCCATGTTATATTTCTgtattttcggttttcattATAATTAGGCTTAAgtagttattttctttttgttttcattttcattattattcCTTCGTCCTGCCTCGTAAATAGTTTTCAGAGTTGCATTTTAGTTACGCGAGGCACTGCTTGCCATCACCGTTACATTTCGCACTGCTTGCTTAGTGTCTGTGTTGGTGTGGTTTACTTAGTAGGGTGAGTTTGGTGAGTTCCGTGGTGTGTGTGGGAGAGAGATAGAGGGAGTGGGAGCGTAGAAAGAGATAGAGACAGTATCTGATACATTTGTTCATATaatgtataaatgtatatatacatatatatgtatatatattcgtaGAGAAAGGCACAGATGAAATTAtcgtataattaaatttgttgcttCTTCTTTTCCTCGCTTTCGCCCAAATCGTTTGCtaagtttgattttaaagtttatctAAACTGGAGAGTTTCTTCACTTCGTTTTTTACAGTGTGTACAAAGAgtgtaaaattgttttcgttCTTAGATCTTTGGTTTTCCTTGAAAAATTAGCTTAGACCATGTTGAAAAATTGACAGTGTTAAGTTAGTGTTCTTTTCGTTTCCTCGCTTCTTTGTCTTGTTCTAGTTCTGCCATCTGAAGAAATATCTTGATACTCTATTGTAATTCGTTGATAGTTCCATATATACACTATATATAGTCATTAAAcattaatctttaaatttctACTACGATTCtcttggtttttgtttttttttctttataaatgctactttttaaagtttttcatgAAGTTGTTGCCGCCATCTTTGCTTCATCTTCCGGTTAGCtttagatttatttgattttttttttattttttataaaaaaaaacattttgaatacCCTTACTGCGTTGGCACTGTTTTTCGGATGTCTGTATTTCTTTTAGGAGGGCGGTGTCTCGAAGTTTTGGAAGCCTTTAGAGGAGATATAGACACAGACAAGGGATATTTCGCAAAGATTGTCGACCAGATCGTAATAGCTATCTGTATGGGTGTATGGGTGTATTGGTGTTTGGGTGTagatgtgtttgtgtgtgtgtgtgtgtgtttaagtACCTAAGTAAATTCGTTTGCACAAAGTTgtcatgttttgtttttcccttttccgtatcattttattttcatttgggtattataatttcccCTGGAACAACGCAGCTTGCTTTCGTTTTTAGGTTAGGTACGTTCTTAAGAGCTACAGTTCTCTATTGCTTATCAATGGGTTCGCTCTGACGGCTCTATTCGGTATCATTGCGTTAGTTTCATCTTTGGCTAAGCTACGTAAAATACACTCGAATACATTTGATTACATACAGGCCTTCTATATACAGATAGCAtggttttgtgtgtttttctttctccTTCTTTTTTTATCGTTTTTGGTGTCTGCATGGCTTCTCATATAAACGTTTAAACTTTAAGAGCTAATCACAGAGTTGATGATTCTTTGTTCACAAATTTCCATCATTTTTGTTTCGAATGCAGTATCCCTATaagtataataatataactgtATATATGTAAATCGCATATAACACTTGTATATAATCCATCATCGTCTGGGTAATCTTCGTTTTCGACAGCTACTTTTAAACGGAAAACACTCTAATCAACTTGAAACTTAGCTATTTACTTTCGCGATCTTgtagttttttagtttttaagttttttcttATAAGTTCTGCTTGTTAAAGTTATGAAAACCGTAGGATTGCACTAAAAACAGTTGACAATTTAGCTTACTAgcatttcttttctttgctttACTTAAcgttgttttcaattttattttactggtttgtttaattttcgtttttgtggctaaaagtttaacatttaccatttaccatttaGCTCATTAATCATTTATAGTGTTATGGCTATCGAATAACGCGATACTTGTGTTTTCTTCTCATCACACTCTTAGATCTTTATGCCTAATGTATAATGTTAAAGTTGTGGTTTTTAGAAAATTCCCTAAAGTATTCTTTAATGGCGACCAGGTTTGCACAAAAGAGTTGTTAAATATGTGGGGACAGCCTCTTAGAGATCTCCGGTGGAAAAACTCACAGTAAGGACTATCTATCCTAGCTAATAATCAGCTCGGCCGCAATTGTTTTCAGTGCAAACCTGGCCCTAGAGTTAGAGTTAGCTACTGTTAAAGATCTGGAGAGTGtggcatgtgtgtgtgtgtgtgtgtgtgtgtgctgacATGGTCTAGTCCATGGAGGACTGTGGCGACTTGACCAGGAGCAGTTCCTTGTAGTCGCTGTCCCTGTCCTCCCTGTCCTCGTGGTCCTGATCCAGGTCCTGGTCCTGATCCGGCTCCCTCTGCTCCCGCTGATCCATGCGCCTGCGCTCGCTGATGATGCGCAGGATGTCGGAGGAGTCAGATTTGCTGACCCCCACATTCGGCAACGTAGTGACATCCTGCAGCGGCTTGCAGATACTGCTACCACTACTTGGCTCTGGGATGTCCAGCGAACTGGAGGCAGTGAGCGGACCTCCCGATCCCGATGCAGATCCTCCTCCAGCAGTGgtgggcagcagcagcgagcTCTCGTCCATGTCGGCATCCTCGTCCAAGGCCTGCTGCTTGAAGAGCTGCTTGGTGCTGCCACTGCGACTGCGCGGCGGCATGGATCTGGGCACGGAGAGCAGCAGGCTGCTCCGCAGACAACCCTGGTCCACGGACTGTGACCAGCCGAAGGGTCTGCGCGGTGGCGGATGCATAGGATGCAGGGCCATGGGCATGGGCGTGGGCGAAGctaggggcaggggcaggggcagggacAGGGGCGTGGGCAGGGGGCTGACCAGGGCGGGCACCAGGGAACTGACCACCGCCAGCGAGCTGACATCCTGATTGGGCGACGCCGCATCCAAGTGCCCCACATCGGCACTCCGCGTGCTCCGTATGTCGTACGCAACACCGCCCCCACCCCCGTCCGACTCGAGGCTCTCGAAGATAGTGCCCCTGCGGCAGTCGAGGGCATCTCCGCCCCAGGGCAGCGAGTCGCAGCTGGTGCGCTTGGCCTCCAGGTTCCGCCGACGGATGGCCTGCTCGTCTAATGAGCGCTCCTTGGACAGCACGCCGCGCTTGCGGAAGCCGGCGGCCGCGGAGGCGCGTCGCCCGCGGCGGCGATTGtccagcggcggcagcgggaggccggccacgcccacagccAGCGGTTCGCCCGTTCCACCGCCTCCCGCCGACGTCGCTGGGCCGCCGAAGGGCTCGCCCAGCCGGGCGCCGAGCGCCTGAGGCGTCAGCGTGCCGCCCATCTCGGCGAGACTCAAGCCGAGCATGGATTGTGGTGGCTGCTGGTAGTACTGAACGGTCTGCCTACGTTGTCCAGCTCCAGATGCCGCAGATGCCGCAGATACCGCTCCCGCAGATACCGCTCCCAACGATACCGCACCCCCAGCGGCCACTTGATTTAGATTGGTGGCCGCCGAACTGGTCAGGCTCGAACTGGGATTGCCGCCGCCAATGGACTGAACAGGCGGTGGAAACTTCTTGTCCAGCGAGGGCGTACTGTAGATGAAGTTCTTCGGCAGCGATTTGACCTTGGCCAGGGGGCGCGGGGGAGCGGCCGCCTTCGATTGCGCCTCCGCCAGCTGCTGGCACAACTTTTGCTCCTGGGCGAACTCCTGCTCGCGCACCAGCTCGCGCTCGAGCTCCACCTCCATGTCGAGCTCGTCTTCCATTTGCTTGTGGCTCTCCTCGAGGTGTTTCATCAGTACAGCCACGACGACGTTCACTAACACGAATTGCGCCATCAGCACGAATATCACAAAGAATATGGGAGCAATAACCGAGCTGACGCAGCAATTGCGCACGCAATCGGCCGCGTCATCGCAATTATCCCTCAGCGTGTCCTTCATGATGCCGTTCCAATTGTCGCCAGTCGCTACGCGAAACAATGTGAGGAAAGCCATGCCAAAGTTGGCGAAGTGCGCGTGCTCGCCCAATCCCTGGCAGGGTATCTCGTCGGAGCACTCGAGTCGCCCAAACAGCTCCACGCCCAGCGCCGCGAAGATGAAGAACAGCAGGAAGAAGAGGAGGCCCAGGTTGCCCACCTGGGGCAGGGCCTGCATCACGGTGTCCAGCAGGGCGCGTATGCCCTTGGCCATTTTGAGCAGCTTCAGCACGCGGGCAATGCGCAGCACACGCATCACGCGGATGATGGTCGGATTGATGGGTATGATGTTCGtctccagctcctccagcaCAATGCCCACGATGGAGAGCAGGACGATGCCCACGTCCAGCTGGTTCCAGCGGTCCTTCAGGTAGAGCTTCCAGCCCAGGGCCACCAGCTTCATGTTCGCCTCCAGTATGAACACCGCCGTGAAGAAGTAGTTGAAGATCTTCAGCGCGTACTTCAGCGGATTGGGCATCTTGTAGTACTCCATGGCCATGGTGACCACGTTCAGGCCGATCACCGCCGCAATGGCCAGATCGAAGTACTTTGAGGTCACCACATTGTGCACGAACATGCGGGTGGGCGAGTAGTTGGTGTAGTACGGCGGCTCGTGCATCCTACGCCGCTTCTTCTCCATCTGAAGAGCACGCTTCGCGGCGCGCCGAATcttctcctccttctcctgctCCTCGCGACATCGATGGAAGTTCTCCACCACCACGCCCACGAACATGTTCAGGACGAAGAAGCCCACCAGAAGGATGAAGGCTATGAAGTACAGCAGCCGCCACTCGTTGTAGTTCACAATGGGCTGTTGGTCCACGCCGACGGCGTCCAGACCCGTATACATGATGTTCACCCAACCGTCGCGCGAACTCAGGACGAACAGGGACATCAGTGCCTTGCCCAGATCGTCAAAGTTGTACTTGCGGTTGGTCCACACGTTGCCTGGAATACGGCGGCACTCGTCCGCATTCCGCACGCCCTTGATGTTCTCGCCCTCGCAGTAGTAGAAGGTGCCCTTGAACAGCTGCACGCCAAGGATGCCGAAGATAATGAAGAAGGTGCAGCAGATCAGGACGATGTTGCCGATGGGACGCAGGGACGATAAGAGCGTTTGCACGACTAGTTTCAGACCCGGGGCTCGGTTGATCACCCGCAGCGGCCGCAAGGATCGGAGTAGTCGAAACACCTGTGCGGGggtatcattttttttttttttttttttttttttttttggtttttgggagAAAAAAGAACAAGGACGAAAGAGAAGAGTGGGATTGTGGTTGGTGCATCGGCTACACTGCTTTATCGGTGGCGCCTCTGGAAGGCACACACACTGCTTGCGTAGGCGACCTCGGTTAGCGACCGCCAGGCGGCGCCACAGGTGCCGCATGTAGTAAAAGCATGAAGTAATTAACCATGTAGATATATTCAGGATGaatcaacaaaacaaaaaatctcaACAAAACACACCAGTAAGTGGgcactatttttaaaacaaaaatatataaaaagcatctaaaaaaatatattcattcttataattacattttctttactttttttgaaattatgaACTAAATGCATTTACTAAGTATCCTTTTATCAATtttcaaatgtaattttacttatttgaTTAATCACTGGTTTAATATTCAATACACCaggtttaaatttgtaatatacaaaatatataaaaaatcaaacaatttgcGATTAAgtgaaaagtaaaaaaaaagccacACTGGTGTGTAATAACTAATGATATTACtttcgaaaaataaaacaaaattgttaaacaaaaatctaaacTGTCTAgtaatttgctttaaataaagaataattGCAACATTGCTTGAACAACAAAGCATGGCAATGGAAAGTATTTATAAAGGTAAAATTACAACAAGATGAGGCGATTGCATTTAAAGCTATATGGAGATGTTTTGGGGTTCGATTAAAATGGAATGGGAAAGCTAAAATTTTTGCTTCATTTTTATAGGGGTATGACACTATCTGACAGTGCTCCTGACCTCATGAAATAATACAATGAATAGGTAATTAAACTGAGCAAGAAtgttttgaaaagaaaatgtgtttcttttttacagaaattatgaaaaaaaaacacttttggtgtttttaaaagaTCCTTAATAGTGTCATAACCCTATTATTTGGAGGTTGTCGACAGGAAGAGGGAAACTATCAACTATGTACAATACAAAACGCAAAGAAGGCGAGTCAACTGATTActtgaacttttgtttttctttggtttttttctggGGAGTACTCTTATGTTGGTTATAATTTTGGGAGGGGGTCTACACACACATAATAAATGGTGAAAACAAATTGGAGCTTTTGTTGCTGATTAACGCATATAGCAGCAGAAATTTACCTGAAGTTTTCAGagatatatacaatatatataagtatattaTATACATGAGTTAAATTGATAGACACAAGATGTGTGTAAAtagaaaatcaaatgaaaattgaaaagattttagaaaatgtttcgTTAAAGAATTTTGGatcatgtgtgtgtgtgggtgtgtgtgagATTGTGTGGATGTGGTTGTGCGCAAGAATAAGAAGAGCACATAAAGAGACAGAGATGGCCAATCATCAGAGAAACAGAGACAAAGATATGTGTTTGGGGCGATATAGCGAGCGAGTTTTGATTGGGGTTATCAAGCTGCAGCTTTTAGCATTAGCTTTAGCTTAAGCATTAGCGTTAGCTTTAGATTAGATAGCGATTTTGCGATTTAGCGATAGCTTTTCTGATCCGAGTGCGCAGCCCAGCAGCCACTTATATGGGCGTGGTCGGTTCTGGGCGTGGTTCTTGGTAGTAGCTGTTCTGGTTGATGGTCTGCTTGTTGGTAATCGCTTGAGATTGGCTTGTTTTTTCTGGTTAACTGGTTTTCTTGGTTTTCTGGTCGACTGAGGACTGCtggctactgctgctgctttcgGATAGCAAAGTGTCCAAGGGCCGCGAGCCCGTACTTACCCTTAAAATCCCAAATATCCTCGGACTCGATTCGCTAATCAGGGACATTAACAAATCAATTATGGAAATGGTAACCAAAGATCCGTCCATGATATTCCAGCCGGACGTGAAGTAGGCGTCTTGGCCGTAAAACATTCCCGTGGCCACCACCTGCaatttaatcatatttaaatcgatcaaataacattataaatattacataGCATTCTCTTACCTTGATGAACATTTCGACGCTAAAGACGACTGTGAACACGTAATTGGCTGTTGCCAGAAACAATCTTTCGGTGCTGCTTGGAGGGATGTTTGGTCTTTCCATGGCCAGGGTGATACAGTTGAGCGCGATAAATAGCAGGACCACGTT from Drosophila gunungcola strain Sukarami unplaced genomic scaffold, Dgunungcola_SK_2 000086F, whole genome shotgun sequence includes these protein-coding regions:
- the LOC128264949 gene encoding neprilysin-1, with protein sequence MSQLHEATVNLEKPLNNGYLQANAPLEELSATVVSPLLGQQQVPPHQLQQQQQQQQQQQQQNKLPTVVFLAPDGSGGVGIQRNPAQGTPGGGGGGGGGRSNSDWLLKESQQRRRLLVLAIAFTVLGAAIGALAIYFASVHQRCQLYHLEPGNDDRPNGRWSQDSGSAHGSLDNICMSQECVRTAASLLSAMDLNSDPCEDFFQYACGTWNKMHPIPEDRSSISTFEVLSDQQQVILRAVLEEPIDERDNQATIKAKTFFKSCMDIPQIRKIGTGKLKQVLQSLGGWPVIERDWRAPKDMSVERLMGQLRLNYSEPVMIELYVGADDKNSSVNILQMDQLQYALPSRDYYLKESSANDRRAYHRYMTQVSLLLGADPATAASELEQVVLFETQLVNVSLAEADRHDTSTVYRKMSLPELQRLVPEVQWQEYLQAALGPGIPLQADEPLVTYGLQYLTEMGKILARTDRRVVHNYMLWRLVMSLMSHMIDEYQRERVEFRKILMGIQSERTRWSQCVEWTNKKLGVAVGALFIRDNFNQESKEVALEMIHTIRAAFNELLAENHWMDDETRAVAKEKADSMNERIGYPELLTNATELEQEYVNLTIVPDNFINNVLSILQWESEKMLRLLRQPVDKEKWTTEPAVVNAFYNPNKNDIVFPAGILQPLFYSQHFPKSLNYGGIGVVIGHEITHGFDDKGRQFDKEGNMMQWWNNATIEAFRERTQCVIDQYSRYKINEVDMFMDGRMTQGENIADNGGLKQAFRAYKKWETLHGREQQLPGLNMTHDQLFFLNYAQIWCGSMRPEDALTKIRSAVHSPGFVRVLGPLSNSRDFAHAYNCPSGSTMNPAEKCSVW
- the LOC128264945 gene encoding uncharacterized protein LOC128264945 isoform X2, with the protein product MYLFGGKFCKFLDESGLERECTCPEIISRHPQCECDRKHFNNILWATVTVFQILTQEDWNVVLFNGMEKTSHWAALYFVALMTFGNYVLFNLLVAILVEGFSSERNERREREQRELVKKLREETLAENYSDGMYDESRSEADSSTTNDSYYEVRNRWRSAEDVRKLQDSAELIIEAKSNMHRQRLLQPTHDYQINELPASSAVGPSAGGTSGLPLDRDRDRDRERDRDRDRDRDREAGGGGKEEGGAQHAKPRGGLKKTYSIKERRSEAPRLSKIRLVRDPPIITTTAATPQDSPSTTLEPGMSFRQWGDMEPPSPPSPSLLRPPNIFTGGQRSLDEGIPSIDLIPPSPVLAHKPLNILNASQLGMGVGVSVGGVGSTAGSSASMHSVIIDDISKSSSTTAAATPIYVPTISSSAEAQSQSHSLNDVSVGSGPGGEMPVVAGIGRSANTTGASTSGSSSSERLPLAPSLQQGSFKQRLRRGSSKKRRSSALALATEDNPARRTQEEEEQQPQQQQQLNNDNDSSFLLRGGNAVVSSGPSSGAKETNRLSPQNSIRRLSNTLSIGSAPMYPGSRRASACIFNSQVYQNLNQPPKPKLRPGPGQRRMSSIELAFSKTSHLNLHNLEANRKSLSYTNSKMDLDKWNKSYGNLNEPDNMLQQYMEARDKRKNSISHYNLKKRLEEKELQQLQQLHQQQLLQQRQDSFSSTTQQQQQHRLSKDHQQQQLAMQPHSIMPGGGERYSKLKMLIEQLTPKHFTTEREDYSLYIFPEDNRFRQICTWFVNQKWFDNVVLLFIALNCITLAMERPNIPPSSTERLFLATANYVFTVVFSVEMFIKVVATGMFYGQDAYFTSGWNIMDGSLVTISIIDLLMSLISESSPRIFGILRVFRLLRSLRPLRVINRAPGLKLVVQTLLSSLRPIGNIVLICCTFFIIFGILGVQLFKGTFYYCEGENIKGVRNADECRRIPGNVWTNRKYNFDDLGKALMSLFVLSSRDGWVNIMYTGLDAVGVDQQPIVNYNEWRLLYFIAFILLVGFFVLNMFVGVVVENFHRCREEQEKEEKIRRAAKRALQMEKKRRRMHEPPYYTNYSPTRMFVHNVVTSKYFDLAIAAVIGLNVVTMAMEYYKMPNPLKYALKIFNYFFTAVFILEANMKLVALGWKLYLKDRWNQLDVGIVLLSIVGIVLEELETNIIPINPTIIRVMRVLRIARVLKLLKMAKGIRALLDTVMQALPQVGNLGLLFFLLFFIFAALGVELFGRLECSDEIPCQGLGEHAHFANFGMAFLTLFRVATGDNWNGIMKDTLRDNCDDAADCVRNCCVSSVIAPIFFVIFVLMAQFVLVNVVVAVLMKHLEESHKQMEDELDMEVELERELVREQEFAQEQKLCQQLAEAQSKAAAPPRPLAKVKSLPKNFIYSTPSLDKKFPPPVQSIGGGNPSSSLTSSAATNLNQVAAGGAVSLGAVSAGAVSAASAASGAGQRRQTVQYYQQPPQSMLGLSLAEMGGTLTPQALGARLGEPFGGPATSAGGGGTGEPLAVGVAGLPLPPLDNRRRGRRASAAAGFRKRGVLSKERSLDEQAIRRRNLEAKRTSCDSLPWGGDALDCRRGTIFESLESDGGGGGVAYDIRSTRSADVGHLDAASPNQDVSSLAVVSSLVPALVSPLPTPLSLPLPLPLASPTPMPMALHPMHPPPRRPFGWSQSVDQGCLRSSLLLSVPRSMPPRSRSGSTKQLFKQQALDEDADMDESSLLLPTTAGGGSASGSGGPLTASSSLDIPEPSSGSSICKPLQDVTTLPNVGVSKSDSSDILRIISERRRMDQREQREPDQDQDLDQDHEDREDRDSDYKELLLVKSPQSSMD
- the LOC128264945 gene encoding uncharacterized protein LOC128264945 isoform X3, whose protein sequence is MEKTSHWAALYFVALMTFGNYVLFNLLVAILVEGFSSERNERREREQRELVKKLREETLAENYSDGMYDESRSEADSSTTNDSYYEVRNRWRSAEDVRKLQDSAELIIEAKSNMHRQRLLQPTHDYQINELPASSAVGPSAGGTSGLPLDRDRDRDRERDRDRDRDRDREAGGGGKEEGGAQHAKPRGGLKKTYSIKERRSEAPRLSKIRLVRDPPIITTTAATPQDSPSTTLEPGMSFRQWGDMEPPSPPSPSLLRPPNIFTGGQRSLDEGIPSIDLIPPSPVLAHKPLNILNASQLGMGVGVSVGGVGSTAGSSASMHSVIIDDISKSSSTTAAATPIYVPTISSSAEAQSQSHSLNDVSVGSGPGGEMPVVAGIGRSANTTGASTSGSSSSERLPLAPSLQQGSFKQRLRRGSSKKRRSSALALATEDNPARRTQEEEEQQPQQQQQLNNDNDSSFLLRGGNAVVSSGPSSGAKETNRLSPQNSIRRLSNTLSIGSAPMYPGSRRASACIFNSQVYQNLNQPPKPKLRPGPGQRRMSSIELAFSKTSHLNLHNLEANRKSLSYTNSKMDLDKWNKSYGNLNEPDNMLQQYMEARDKRKNSISHYNLKKRLEEKELQQLQQLHQQQLLQQRQDSFSSTTQQQQQHRLSKDHQQQQLAMQPHSIMPGGGERYSKLKMLIEQLTPKHFTTEREDYSLYIFPEDNRFRQICTWFVNQKWFDNVVLLFIALNCITLAMERPNIPPSSTERLFLATANYVFTVVFSVEMFIKVVATGMFYGQDAYFTSGWNIMDGSLVTISIIDLLMSLISESSPRIFGILRVFRLLRSLRPLRVINRAPGLKLVVQTLLSSLRPIGNIVLICCTFFIIFGILGVQLFKGTFYYCEGENIKGVRNADECRRIPGNVWTNRKYNFDDLGKALMSLFVLSSRDGWVNIMYTGLDAVGVDQQPIVNYNEWRLLYFIAFILLVGFFVLNMFVGVVVENFHRCREEQEKEEKIRRAAKRALQMEKKRRRMHEPPYYTNYSPTRMFVHNVVTSKYFDLAIAAVIGLNVVTMAMEYYKMPNPLKYALKIFNYFFTAVFILEANMKLVALGWKLYLKDRWNQLDVGIVLLSIVGIVLEELETNIIPINPTIIRVMRVLRIARVLKLLKMAKGIRALLDTVMQALPQVGNLGLLFFLLFFIFAALGVELFGRLECSDEIPCQGLGEHAHFANFGMAFLTLFRVATGDNWNGIMKDTLRDNCDDAADCVRNCCVSSVIAPIFFVIFVLMAQFVLVNVVVAVLMKHLEESHKQMEDELDMEVELERELVREQEFAQEQKLCQQLAEAQSKAAAPPRPLAKVKSLPKNFIYSTPSLDKKFPPPVQSIGGGNPSSSLTSSAATNLNQVAAGGAVSLGAVSAGAVSAASAASGAGQRRQTVQYYQQPPQSMLGLSLAEMGGTLTPQALGARLGEPFGGPATSAGGGGTGEPLAVGVAGLPLPPLDNRRRGRRASAAAGFRKRGVLSKERSLDEQAIRRRNLEAKRTSCDSLPWGGDALDCRRGTIFESLESDGGGGGVAYDIRSTRSADVGHLDAASPNQDVSSLAVVSSLVPALVSPLPTPLSLPLPLPLASPTPMPMALHPMHPPPRRPFGWSQSVDQGCLRSSLLLSVPRSMPPRSRSGSTKQLFKQQALDEDADMDESSLLLPTTAGGGSASGSGGPLTASSSLDIPEPSSGSSICKPLQDVTTLPNVGVSKSDSSDILRIISERRRMDQREQREPDQDQDLDQDHEDREDRDSDYKELLLVKSPQSSMD